Below is a genomic region from Gemmatimonadota bacterium.
TGACGCTCTGGTCTTCGCCTTCCCCCTGGTCGCTTGCGCATCCGCTCAGTGCACCCAGGCCTATCACCGCGGCGAACCCGGCCGCCGCGACCCAGACGATCAGCGTGACGGAGAAAGAACGAATTGTAAGAGCCAGACGCTCAAAGATTCCTGTTCGCTCCCGCCGCTCCGTGCGCGCCGTATTCTCCATGCTCTCCATGCTCTCCATGCTCTCCATGCTCACCTTGTTCGCCATACTCGACACGCAACATTTATTCCATGTCATTTTTTCTCTCCTCGATCACATGATCCCGCAGCATGGACATGGCGCCGTCCGGCCGGAACGTGCGGGGCTCCAGGTCGATCTCTTCTCCCGCGATCATCTTCCGGAGCAGTTCGGCCACGCCGTCCACCGCCACGGGCGCGAGGGCCTCGCCCTTCTCCTTTGTCCCGTATTTCGCGGAACTCTCCATTTCCATGTCGGCTTCATGCACCCGGTGGGGGAACAGGGCCATGGCCATAGAGGTCTCGTATTCGTCGGCATGGCCCGGCAGCCGATCCAGTTCCATGTACCGGTAGACGACGTCGGCCGGGTAGGTGTCCCAATATGAATTGAAACGCACGTTGACGCCGAGCCGTTCCCGGAACGCGTCGATCCGGTTCATCATGGGGACTACATTGCCGCCGTGTCCGTTCAGGATGAGGATATTGGTGACGCCGCCCCGCTTGAGGGCGTCGCACACGTCGTAGACGTACTCTGTGAAAATCTCCGCGCGCACAGTCAACGTGCCCTTGTGCGCCATCCAGTGCTCCGATACCCCGATGGCGATAGGCGACGCGACCACGACGCGGGGATAGAGCTTCAGCGCCGCGTTTTCCGCCATGTAGGCGACGCTGGCCGTGTCGTGGATCATCTCCAGGTGTTCCAGGTGTTGCTCCGTCGCGGCCGTGGGTACGATGGCGGCCTGGATGACGCCGCCTTCGATCCCTTCCCTGAACTCCTTGCGCGTCAGGTCTCCGATGAAAACACGCTTTCTCGACATGATGCGGCTCCTGTACTCTGTGTTGGATGCGGTGTGCGATTGACCGGGTATCGGGTTCTCATCACTCCAGTGCCTGCTCGAGGTCCCGGATGATGTCGTCGGTGTCTTCTAGCCCCACGGACATCCGGACGCGCTGGCCCTCCCGGTCTCCGGTGACGAGCGAACCCACGTCGCCCAGGCTCACCCACGGCCGGCACAGGCGTACGCGGTCGAGGAATCGATCGATGGTTCCCTTGGCAATCTCGAAACTCACCATGCCTCCGTAGCCTGTCCACTGCGACCGCGCGACCTCGTGCCCGGGCGTGGAAGGAAGTCCGGGATACCAGGTCCGTCGTATCCGAGGGTGGGATTCCAGGAAGGCCGCCACGGCCCCGGCGTTCTCGACGTGCCGGTCCATGCGGATGGACAGCGTCTTGATCCCCCTGAGCAGGAGGAAGGCGTTTAGCGGGCTGAGTATGCCTCCGTAGGTATTCCGCGTGCGCACGACCTCTTCGCCGAGTTCGGAGTCACGGGTCGTGATGATCCCGGCCAACGCGTCGCCGTGACCGCAAAGGTACTTGGTGGCGCTGTGTAGCACGACGTCGGCTCCGAGATCCATCGGCCGGAACAGATGGGGGGACAGGAACGTGTTGTCGATCACGACCTTCGCGCCGGCCGCGTGGGCCTTGCGGATGACCGTGGGCGTGTCGATGATGTCCAGCGTGGGATTGGCAAGCGGCTCGAAGTAGACGACGTCGGCGGGTTTCTCGAGGGCCGCATCGAGCTGATCCGGAACGCGCATGTCGATGATCTCGACATCGAAACCGAGGCGTGGCAGCTCTTCGGACATGAAGTGGCGGGTCCAGACATAGGTCGTCTGGTGGCTCACGATCCTGGAGCCCGCGCTGATGAGGGTCATCACGGCCTGGGTAACCGACGCCATGCCGCAGGCCGTGGCGATGCTGCGTCCCCCGCCTTCCAGGGCGCACATCTTCTCCTCGAAAGCCGTGAACGTGGGATTGCTTCCCCGGAGGTAGGCGCCGTCCACCGTGGTTGACTGGTAGATTGGCGTCGCCGACGTGTGCTCCGCCTCGCCCGCGTGGATGGACCGCGTGATGA
It encodes:
- a CDS encoding creatininase family protein, which produces MSRKRVFIGDLTRKEFREGIEGGVIQAAIVPTAATEQHLEHLEMIHDTASVAYMAENAALKLYPRVVVASPIAIGVSEHWMAHKGTLTVRAEIFTEYVYDVCDALKRGGVTNILILNGHGGNVVPMMNRIDAFRERLGVNVRFNSYWDTYPADVVYRYMELDRLPGHADEYETSMAMALFPHRVHEADMEMESSAKYGTKEKGEALAPVAVDGVAELLRKMIAGEEIDLEPRTFRPDGAMSMLRDHVIEERKNDME
- a CDS encoding PLP-dependent transferase is translated as MGEDRAMNEEQGFITRSIHAGEAEHTSATPIYQSTTVDGAYLRGSNPTFTAFEEKMCALEGGGRSIATACGMASVTQAVMTLISAGSRIVSHQTTYVWTRHFMSEELPRLGFDVEIIDMRVPDQLDAALEKPADVVYFEPLANPTLDIIDTPTVIRKAHAAGAKVVIDNTFLSPHLFRPMDLGADVVLHSATKYLCGHGDALAGIITTRDSELGEEVVRTRNTYGGILSPLNAFLLLRGIKTLSIRMDRHVENAGAVAAFLESHPRIRRTWYPGLPSTPGHEVARSQWTGYGGMVSFEIAKGTIDRFLDRVRLCRPWVSLGDVGSLVTGDREGQRVRMSVGLEDTDDIIRDLEQALE